The following are encoded in a window of Pieris napi chromosome 23, ilPieNapi1.2, whole genome shotgun sequence genomic DNA:
- the LOC125061123 gene encoding uncharacterized protein LOC125061123: MRNPVVLLTLLVSAGAFPTKDIPELNALEKPDIEHIEKDIRTVSYIQNFKTIMSDYVKMQYNNLTVTDMEVVKETLDMFLQNFAEDLHNVIVKGEKEIVEEINDGIPNSTFDDVKKCIRNELPDVNEEMADQVVYKLRKNLLKTRNILDGVIRKSKVDDGFNSGS; this comes from the exons ATGC GGAACCCTGTCGTACTCCTAACACTACTTGTGTCGGCCGGAGCATTTCCGACAAAAGATATCCCAGAATTAAACGCATTAGAGAAACCTGACATCGAACACATAGAAAAGGATATTCGCACAGTATCATACATTCAAAACTTCAAAACGATAATGTCTGATTATGttaaaatgcaatataacaatcTAACAGTAACAGATATGGAAGTTGTGAAGGAAACATTGGATATGTTCTTGCAAAATTTCGCCGAAGATCTGCACAATGTTATTGTCAAGGGAGAGAAAGAGATAGTTGAAGAAATAAACGATGGTATACCAAACTCAACGTTTGATGACgtaaagaaatgtattagGAACGAACTGCCGGACGTCAATGAAGAGATGGCTGATCAAGTAGTATATAAATTGAGGAAGAATCTTTTGAaaacaagaaatattttagatgGTGTTATTAGAAAATCAAAAGTGGACGATGGATTTAATTCAGGTTCTTAA